The Brachypodium distachyon strain Bd21 chromosome 4, Brachypodium_distachyon_v3.0, whole genome shotgun sequence nucleotide sequence ATGCTTCAGTAAAGACCCGATCCGGAAAATTTAACACTTGTTAGAAAGTAAAACACAGTGATGTGAAATCTGTCGACAGCAggtagtgtgtgtgtgtgtgtgtctgtcATCCTGTGAAAATGTCAAAACCCAATACCAGATTGTGATCGAAGCAGGCAAGGAAAAAATTACAAGCTGTTTGAAAATCTAAGCATGGGAAGGAATACTAAACTACGACACGTGTCTACATGCAGCTTTTTACAAGTTACTTCCCTCATGACTTCTAGTGGTTGGCACTTGACAGCCCTATCTGTGTCCTTTTTCTTGCTGAAGCAAGGCCTACAAGTCAATGACAGCTAGTAGCTACGAGAAGCCAGGGAGAAGATTATTCTACCAATAATGCACTTAACAAAGCGCCTTACTTCTTCCACCTTTCTTACTGAAGGTACCCTTATTTTAGTCATGTCTTGACTGGCTAAACAAGACAAGAGACAGAAGCAAGTTAACCTCGCTGTGAACAATGGCTACAGACCTGTCCATGTTCGTGTATTGACCCAACTACAAGTAGCTGACGATGCTTTGTTTTATTCCAGAATAAGAGGCCGTGTTTCTGAAACTAGGTGTGGACAAGCCCACATGTGCAGGTCAGCTAATTGATTAAAATGCCCATTCGAACGACAGAGACACGCAGGTCATTGACTTGCCGACTGTGTGATATTCGGGAAATCATTACAGCCCAATGTTTATTTTTCGAGATTGATTCAACGCCAATGTTAAGTTTAGTGCGGTATACATGCGGCGTGATCATAGATGCAAATCACGACCAGACACCACATCTTTCTCGTGTCTCCCAAACGTGTGGTGCAACTGCAAACTCAGCCCTATCATGCATAGAGTAGTCCGCAAGGGATGGTCTCTCGTTTAGTAATCAGGACTTATTGTATTTAGGAGATGCCAAGGATCTCCTTTCTTCTGGTTAAGCTAGCGAGCAGTTCTAATCCCCAGACAAATAGATAGTGTAACTTAACCTGAAATGGTCAGCGTTCTGATTGCACGTACTACTCAACTAAGCAGGGGTTAATTGACAGCATCCCCCGGGGGAGTAGGGATCCGgggcctgcctgcctgccctgCCTTATGCGGCGTGTCCACTTGGGCAGCGTGGCACAGGGTCTCCTGAATGCGGCCCCACGATTTTGGAGAAGCCAAGTATTTTGGAGAAGCTAAGTTTGGTGTCAATTAATTAACCAGTTGCTAAACAGCTGGGGCAGTGGTTGCATAAGGATCTCTAATATTGTAAAGTATAGTAACCATATTTGGCTTCAAAATAGTAGCAAGGTACAGCGCATTTCTGTACTTGTTTCTTTCCTTGAAATCCGAAGGGTGATGCTAACATGAAGGACGGCCGTTTTCTGTTTATATGCTGTCTAGAAACAAATCAAGCTTCAACCTTACGCTTTGAAAATCTAGATATACAGATATACAACTAAAATGAAGTGGAGTAGCAGCTGTTTAGGAGTTTGcgttgtttttttctttttacaaaTTACGAATCGGGACGCGGTAATGACTGTTCATCAACAattaattccttccaaattAATCCTTTCGAAAGAAAGGCAAGCAACAGTAGCATGACAGGAGATTGTAGGATCGGAATCCGGAGACGACCGCATAAACCCAACCCCTAGTCTAATCTAGCCTTTGATGAGGTTCAGAGCTGGCCTGCCTCGAGAAACAGTTTCCTAATAAACTCCAGCAATCCCCAAGTAATAAACTCCAAGATGCGATGTGACTGACGTActtaatcttttttttgtttgggacAAAGACTGACTGATGTACTACTACTTGATTTAACTAGAAGAGGCCGGAAGCTTAGCTAGCCTATAATCCGTCACGTCCCAGGGGAATTAATTAAGTCGGTGCAGGTACTTAACTATATAATAAAAGTCGAGTCCAAGTGCAGTAGGAACAGAGACAGAAGCAGCAACTCACCTAGCCCCCACAGAATCCAGTCCAACTTGTGCTCAGCCCAACCCATGTCTCCGTCAGATCGTGTCACGCGGTTGCAGCACTAGAAGGACGCAGAAAGCAGAGGAAAAAGCAGAGTGGATCCGAGAGAAAAGGACGAGGaaccaacaacaaaacaaaaggccACGTTTGTCCCCATCCCGGAAATTTTGTAATGGGCGGAAGTCAGATTTCCGCCGGCCGAAACGTGCGTCTCCGTCCAATCCCTCTCTCGGATCGTCGAACCCCCCGGAGTTTCAGTTCAGACCGGAGACCCACCACGCGGCAGCACGTTCGTCTCGGGAGCAGGAGGACGAAAtcgaccgccgccgcacgtACTACTACTGAATCgatttgattgattgattggttAATTAGCCGGCGAGTTAAAACCCTAGCCAGCACCGCCCGGCCAGCatgcgccgccggccggcacagagagagagagagagagagagagagagagagcggaGGAATCGGGTGAATGAAATTAACGAGAGCGaccggagttggaggaggaggcttaCGATGATCTCGGCGATGACGCGGGGCTGGCGGAGCGGGCGGAGGAGGTAGGCGAGCCCCCtggtgacgacgacgacgaggcagATCTGCAGGATGGCGAGCGGCAGCGCGTAGTCCAGCGGGTTGTCCCCCTGGAACGCCCCgtgcgacgtcgcctgcatcggCGCCGCGCAcacccccgccgcccctcccccgtgctccgccgccgccatgctcctCTCTTCCCCCTTCTCCGGCCTCCCAACCAAGTCTCACACCAACAGAAGCAGATAGAGAaattcttctccctctctttctctccaagttctctgcgccgccggccgccaggGATCGACCAACCCGGGGTTTAAATGTGTCTCCCGATCGCAAATTGGCAACGGCACCAACAGCAAGCACACAGGTGTTCAGATTGTGGTCGCAGATGGCAGCAGCTGGgggcatatatatatagactaGAAACCTATATATTACTAGCTCTGCTACGAATGCTACGAAGTTAATAATTGTGTTATGCATCAGTTGTATAAATACGTGTcgctcatattttttttaaatttctgataaataagaaatatatcaaaatattatttttgaaaattacaATTATCTTGAAAGTCATGGAAACGAATCAAACATATTCAAAAGATCGCGATATGTATAGAATGAGTGGCAATTAGATGATTTCATAGCCATTTAGGGATAGTTTTGTTGGAGTAAACTCGTGACCATCAACTCAGATCTTTACAAGTGTAAAATAAAATGTAGAAGCTCGCCTTGCCGGGGGCTAGGAGCCAGGAGCCACGTCAGCTAATTAACCAGCATCCCCAACAGGACATACACAGCATCTCACTTAGACTTGCATGCATCCTTGATAAAAGGAAGTCTTGTTAGCAACCAAGCAAACGTTAATTATATTCCAGTGTAGTACAAAAATTGGCCCGAGTCGTACGTACGTCTGTTGGAGAGGATTAGGTTCAGGTAAGTATATGCTAGTTATTTATGCCAATAATGCAGCGGTTAGAGTTGACGGTTTTTTTGTTTAGCGTTTCCAGGGGGATTTGAAATAGTTGACGCTGCTTAATTGCTAGTTTAGTCATGTAGCTACCGACCGTTTTTCACGGCAGGATAATGATAGATATACACTCCAGATAGATAGATGGAAGAATTTCATTCGGTCATATGTAGCCGAGACGCAACCAAAAAACCGATCTGATGGGAAGGGTTATGGTCCACTTATAATTGAACAATTGCGAAACGAAATTTATGGTGATTCGAAACACCTGCGGTACCGTATATTGGTTGCTTTgggttgttttttttttaaagaaggCAAATGATTTATGCTGTGTTCCGGTTTTGGCTATATTTCAAAGCTTGCCTTGTAGTctttgtcaaaaaagaaaagaaaaagaagcttGTGCCTGTGGTATATATGGCTTATCCATATGAGGCAAGCACACATTTAcaaacctttttcttttctattttaaCATCAAGACgtgcatacatgcatgataAGTTTCAATATAGCTTAGCTACTTCTAATGAACCATCAAAGTCAGACTCAAACCAGTTGTTCCATAGGATCGAATACATTATACAGGATCTGTCGACTGTACGTCGTAAGGATGACACGTACCGTATACTCATATATACATCCCATGCTTAGTTTTTAGGTTGTTTACTTGTTAGGAGTGCCTAGGTTTGACCCTGACCCTGTAAATTAAAACTACGTACTCCGTACCAAATAATTCATGGAGAAACCGGCTAACTAGTTTATCTGCGAGATGGGAGCAATAAGTGCACAAAACTATTCGTTCACGACTTATCATCGTAGCCATAAGCCATTTGGGATTATATTAACTCTGATTATCTATGTCCACAGCTGGTGCAATGCAATGATATATCAATACGGGCGTTTGCATCATACATGACGCTAATCAAGTCGCCAACTCTCAGTTTTCATCCTTGGAGAATAATAATACTACGACAGTTTTGAATACGGAGCACGGtaccattttttcttttggaaaacgatctttttttttagcgtaAAGCAGGACACGGGGACCCACCCAGCCCACTAAGCCGATGGGCCGGGCCGCAACAAGAAAGGAAGATAGATAGATCCCCAGTCTTGCAGGAATTATGCAACTAATATTTCCAGAAATATTCCACGGGTTTTAGTTAGCGCCATGTTTTCTTGTTAACTGATACAGTATTTGTAATACTCCGTAAGACAGTCCCAATGGCAGTCAAACATTTTCAGTTAAATATGCGTAACACACTTCCCTTTCCTTTGCAAATTTAATGGGAAAATACTGGAAACATGCTCGCAATGGAAGCCttcaactagctagctagtctgTATAAATAATTTGTGCAACATATGAACATACTCATCGTACCTGCTTTATTCAGACAGAACAGAAGGGAGCCGTTTCTTTACATGGCTGTTCCGTTTCAGACACACTGGCCCTCGGTCGGCTCCTCAGGCGAGTTCGCTCGGCGAAGGGGACGCCGGCACCACCATGGCGCttccgctgccgctgcccatCTCCTCGTCGATCATGTCCTCGTCCGTCGCCACCTGCGGCCTGACCTTCGGGTCGAACCTCATGCTCTTCGGGTTCGTTGCCGGGTCGTACCTCTTGATGACCAGcaccgacgccgccgtcttgAACTCCGGCGATACCAGGTAGCTCCCCACGGGGCCCAGCTCCTCGGGGTTCTCCACCAGCGGCGCTGTCGGCGGCATCCGGCCGACGACGAACACGTTGCACTTGGACAGTGAGCCGATGGCCTCCACCACGTCCTCCTTGGTACCCCCTTCCCGCTCCTCGAACTTCATAGACCCATCATCGACGGCAGCCGCCCTGGCCTTGAACGCCTCGACCGCCgcttcgtcggcggcggcactATCGGCTTCATCGAGGAGCGGGCGGTTGGGCTGCAGCCTCGCCATGGTGACGGCGACTCCCGGGTGCTCGGCCATGCGCATCGCGTAGGCCAGCGCTTCTCGGTCATCGGCGCCGCCGAAGAAGAGCACGGCCACGGAGAAGGCCACGTTCTTGGCGGAGACATGGGAGtggccgccgaggccgcggTCGACGAGGATGGCCACGGAGCAGGGCGCCTCCCGGAGCACCCGCCGGTTCATGGCGTGGTACGCCGACCCCAGCGAGCGGAACGTGCCGTCGTGCTGCAGCGCCTTGTGGTACGGCACGATGATGATGGCGGCGCgtttggcggcggcgctgtcgATCACGTCCCGGTGGATGGTGTCCAGCACGGAGATGGCCGTCATGGGCCGCACTCGCACCGGACTTAGCTGTTGAAATGCCTCGAAGGCGACTTCCATCGTTGTCCTCTCCGACGATGTCACGCTGAAGAACGGCATGCCGTTGCGGCGCGCCCGGTGCACCATGGAGATGGCTGACGAGCGCTCCGTGAGCTCTACCAGGTGCATGGCGTACATGACCAGGTGGTGGCGCCCGCGGGTGCCTCGCGAGAGCTCCACGAGGTTGAGGAGGGTGGGGATGTTCCGGCTGCCGTGGAAGCAGGCGAGCATGCGCAGGTCGCCGCCGCTGTGTTCGTCGTCTTCTCCGTCGACGGTGCGGCGCTTGTACGGCACCGAGCTCGAGGGACGCGCCGGCTTGTACACGGCCATGacgatgggggtggtgatgaAGGTGGTGAAGAGCGCCATGAGCACCATGATGGCGAACGCCTCGTCGTTGAGCACCTTGCGGTCCCTGCCGATGTTGAGCACGACGAGCTCCACGAGCCCCTTGGTGTTCATCAGGAAGCCGATGGTGATCGCCTCCCTGGCCGGGATCTTGACCAGCAGGCAAGTGGCTACGGCGCCGCCGATCTTGCCGACGCAGGCGTTGAGGATGACGAGCACGAGGAGACCCCATGACTTGGCCCCCTTGATGGTGGCCACGTTGGTCTTCAGCCCGCTGGAGACGAAGTAGAGCGGGAGGAAGAGGCCCGAGATGAGCTCCTCCACCTTCTCGATGAGCGCGTTGGCGAACGGCCCGTCCTTGGGCACGACGATGCCGACGATGAAGGCGCCGAACAGCGCGTGGATGCCGATCACGTCGGTGACGAACCCCGCGGCGAGGACGATGGCGAGCGTGGCGACGATGTAGACCTCCTTGATGGGCTCGCCCTCAGGGCACCGCCGCGCCATCCACGCCAGCAGCGGGCGGAGGAGCACGAACACGGCGACGATGAAGCCGACGGCGGTGAGGAGCACCCAGAGGGAGATGATCGGCGATCCGGAACCCGAGAGCGCGatggcgagcgcgaggaggatCCATGCCGTGAcgtcgtcgacggcggcggccgacatGGCCATGCGGCCGAGGTCGGTGGTGAGGAGCTTGAGCTCGGTGAGGATGCGGGCGAGGACGGGGAAGGCGGTGATGGAGAGCGCGACGCCCATGAAGACGAGGAAGGGGCCCCTAGGGGACTCGTCGAGGCCCGGCACGGTGGCGCGGAAGGCGAAGGAGGTGCCGATGCCGATGACGAAGGGGACGGCGATGCCGGAGAGGGAGATGGCCAGGGCCTTCTTGCCGGTCCGGCGGATGGCGTTGAGGTCCAGCTCGAGGCccacgaggaagaggaaaaagaGGAGGCCCAGGTTGGCCAGCGTGTCCAGCACCGTCATGCTGTGCGCCGGGAAGACGGCGTTCAGGAATTTGGTGCTCCGGCCCAGCGCCGACGGGCCCAGCAGGATCCCTCCCTGCATATCCATGAATTCCAGCAGCGTAATTAGACACATATTACGTCATGCCAAGTCAGTGAGCCGACAAGTCAAAAGCATCGTTAGTCAACAGAAAGATTTGGAAAACCGTGTACGATCGATATTACTCGAGGGATATAGGGGTAGCACATATACGCTCACTTACGATGATCTCTGCGATGACGCGGGGTTGTCGGAGCGGGCGGAGGAGGTACGCGAGGCCTCtggtgacgacgacgacgaggcagATCTGCAGGATGATGAGCGGCAGCGCGTAGTCCAGCGGGCTCTCCCCCTGGAACGCGCCGTGCGACGCCACCTTCGCTCCACCGCcggccatctctctctctcttactCTTGCTCTTGCTCTGATCAACTTGGGTAAGTAGTGACGTTTAGTTGCTAAGCCTCGTTAGCTTGTTATAAAAGTGCTTGTTGTCCGTACGGCCTGCCGTGTGGTACGGATCTGGTGCCCCAGCGTACACGTCTGTGTCTGCGTGTATATATAGGAGAGCTAGCTTCTCTGATAGGCCGGAGCAGCTGTTGGAGTTACTAGCTTATTAGCTTTAGCTAGGGTTTGTTGGGCTCAGATCGAGGCGGAGACTTTTTCGCCGATCCGGCCCACTGGCTGGCTGGTGCTCTTCATGCCAGCAGAGCGCTGGTCACAAATGAAGAACTGGTCTTAAGCTATTATCCTTTGACGATCTACGGCTAGTTAAGCAAGTACTGCTTGGATTGGGAATGACGTCTAAGGCTTACTTTTGAATTCCGTGGGCGGAGAGGATACACACCTGTATACCGCTAGGTAATTCaaaaagatactccctccgttccataattcttgtctcaaatttgcccaaaaatagatgtatctattcctaaaaagtgtctagataaatgtaagatttcaacaagaattatggaacggagggagtactgtataGAGGCTGGAGAGatagatagagagagagagatatctATGGCATATTTCATTAATTTTcggtagaaaaaaatatatatacatatatcgGCCGTGTCATTCAAAGTAATGGAGCACTCCGTctaaggaagaaagaaaaacgcACCGAATTTTGTCAGTTTTTGATTAAAAGGGAAAACTCGCGATTTCTACCATCCATCGGTATATTGTTTTAATTCCTTTACATGAACATCGAGTTCGTGATATTTAGTAGCATATGAATATTACAGCttttatgtttttcttgtgGTTTTACCTTAAACAATTAACCATAGTTATTAATTAGGATCCGTGTCTTTTTTTCCTGCTCCTGTGAACCACCAAAGTTTATAAAATTTCTATGTTTTTCAATCAATTTCTCGCATTTTTGCATGTTCTTAcgattttcaaaacccttgtCCCTTATAGAGACCCCGTAGAGAGGGAGAGACAaaggcagagagagagagaccccgtagagagggagagagacagaggcagggagtgagagagagagagagagatttaCGAGGAGGTGACAGTACCGAGGTGAGATCGGCAATCAAATTATTGTCGGTAGCCACCTATCTAGCTTGTGACGATAATAATGTCAAGGTCTACCGTAATATTATGAACTAAACAATAATGTAGTTGAACCCAACGATCCTACCGACTAGCTTCGCCACTGGTCCTTTAGTTGACTTAGAACCGGGATATATATAAATATCCAACCCCCACTGCGGCCATGGTGGGGGCTAGGAAACTAGAGCATCTCACCGGACATCGGAATCCGATCGTCCTAAAAATTGATAGTTAATTTCTTCGACATGACAACTAATTTCCAACAGAGTTTTCCATCTCAatagaaaacacacacaataaagcAATGTGGGTGAATATTCTTCTTCTGGTGGCTGGCTAGAGATAGTTGCGTAtgatatatatgcatgtacgACACAACTGATCAAGATTAGTTTATAAGCCAACAAGGCAACAATGCAGCTCAAGAGAGTTGACATAatataaactactccctctgatcgtaaattcttgactcaagtttgtgcaaatatggatgtatctatttttaaaaatcatctagatacatgtaatattttaacaacaatttagtatcggagggagtagttaagaTCCATCCCGTGGTGGGGTTTGGGGGTAGCTAGGAATTTCATGCGTACCACGTGAGAGGTCTGACCTTGGGATCGAGAGAGAAGTGCGTCGACTTatcatcgatcgatcctgCGTGTTCCATTAATTAAATAACGAacgtatatatgcatgtatgtgGCTTGGATCGATGGGATATATATGTTCATATGTATACAATTGATTATATAAGCTCGGTCGTATCGATGATTTATACGTGACGCTAGCTCTTATCTGTCTCTGATCTGGCTGGTCCTCGTACGTACGTTGCGTACACGTGTGAGTACGTGGCATCTGATCACTTAATTGTTTTGGCTAATGGCTATCTCACTTCTCTGATCCTCTAGATGAAACTCTAGTTTAATTTTGATGTCACCACTTCGATCTTGCAGATAAGATCTCAGAGAAAAAAGTATTGGGCTGCATATGCATACGAGACAAGCTACATGTATTGATCGACTCGCTTACGTCTCTGTCTAATTTTCTGGGTTGTGGTATTGTGGATGTGATAGAAGCGGCCGTGGACGGTCGTTGTGCTGGGGAAACTGATGTGGTGGCGAAACGAGCAAGATTtcctgatttttttgtttgatcaCACACTAAATTATATTTCAGATTATGATTTTACCTTCAACATCCAGGTACTTCTTGGTTTTTGGAGGTAGTACTCCCTAAAATCTAGGGCAGAGTACCATCCTTGGTTTTTGAAGGTAGTACTCCCTAAAACCTAGGGCAGAGTACCATGTAGGACTAGGACGAATTGTTAGATTAGAAAAAATGGACGTCTCATATTTATTTCGAAGTATCGTAAAAAAGCTCATAATCAAAAAACGAACAGAATTACCCAAAGGCCCACCCCTAAATAAAATGGAAGGATAGCATGCTTGGCGCTAGCTTGGAACCAATAGCAATGGCATTCAACCTAGCAGCTagcttcagaagaagaaaaatgatttGTCACCTCAAAATggtattaattaattagcagtTTTTTCTACAACCATTCTCCTAATAGTTTTAAATGCAATAACATAACAAAGCGTTatctaaagttttttttttacataagtCGACACCCCATCTTTCACAGCTGTGAAGGAGATTAATTAGAATCGTTACCAGCTGGCACATGCATGAGAGTTTGACGTATCATCTTGATGCGACTTTTTAGTTCAATAAAGCTTCCGCTGTCGAGATGTTAGAGAACAAAACTTGCAAAAGAACTGAAAGTTTTTATTGTTTAAAATAACGCCATCTCTCAAAATCAAACGGGCCAAAAAAACTATAGCTGTGACCCCAACATAAAGAAGTGTGCAAAGAGACTTAGGAACTCGTGTGGCTAAGACCTAAGAATATGTGGCTTCCTTTTACAAGCTTCAAAAACATAGTATACATGAATGCTCTTAGACTTCAGGAGCAGATAGCTATCAGCTGTTCTATCTAACTCTAGCATGAATCCCACGTTTTCATTTGGGGATGTTAGTGCTTCTATGCCTATCTTTGATTTGCTTGCCTATAGAAACAACCATGCGTGTGTGGACTAATTAGTACGACTAGAATAGAATTATTAatatctttatttttgtttgatgtATGCTATAGCCCATGTGCATTCTAGCTGGTAGTACGTCAAGGCCGAAAagaataattttttgtttatgaAATGCAGCAAAGAGGCTTCCATTCATTAAGGAGAGGAAATAGAGTTAATCACAGGCAGAAGATTCAGCCAAAGAGGAGAGCGCAAGATCTTCCTGGGCCAGCAATCAGCCAAACATATTGTCATAACCGACGGTTTCTATAATGGAAATCGACGAGAGACCAGAATTATTGTTGAAGTGGCAAAATTACGTGTCTTATATTTTCAAAAGAAGAGAATACTTTCTTTAAAAAATGTGGCGATCCATTATTATTGTTACACAAACATACCAGCTCAGCTCTCCTGACATTTGATTAATCAGTTTGCGCCGCTAGATTCTAAACCTAGCTACCTAAACAAACTGAATTAAGGCATgtttatacatatatacatacatacttCTCTCCAAAAATATCTTGTTGTGACAATATATAATTAGCAATATGAGAGAATTTTAAAGAAGCAAAGTCGCACTTTGTCGTTACAGCCGTCGTCTGGTACTGTTGGAACACGCGCGATTGTCCATGTTTATACGGACATCAACCGACGGGAGCAAAGAAAAGAGTGATTGTGACCTGACCTTGCTTGCTTCCTTTGCTGTGCTTAATTAGTTAGTGCCTGAATTATCTAGCATCTCTGGATATATGCGCTAAGCTGACAGCGACGAGCTAGCCAGGGCTGCATGTCTCCAAAGTCAACGGGGGTATGCATCATCGAAAGTCAGAAGAGAGAGCAGATCCCGCATCCTACGTACGTACTCTGCGTCTCTGACTTGTAGTCCTCCGTACTAAGCTTGAGTTATTGAAAATGACAGCTTCCGGGcgtgtttgagaaaaaaaaaacctttagTTGAGTATTAGATTCTATCtcctcctccgatcctaaattcttaccgtggttttagtttaaatttaaccacgacaagaattcaGGATCGTGTGGTAATTACCTGTAGCTACCGAGGCCAGAAgaatatacttcctccgacccatattaaatgacgaaatattacatatgtatctagacgttttttaaatatagatatattcatatttaggtaattttgagtcacttaatatgagacggagagagtatatccGTTTGGTTGAAATTTTAGAAACCGAAACAAGCAAAAGCATGG carries:
- the LOC100838240 gene encoding cation/H(+) antiporter 19-like, with amino-acid sequence MAGGGAKVASHGAFQGESPLDYALPLIILQICLVVVVTRGLAYLLRPLRQPRVIAEIIGGILLGPSALGRSTKFLNAVFPAHSMTVLDTLANLGLLFFLFLVGLELDLNAIRRTGKKALAISLSGIAVPFVIGIGTSFAFRATVPGLDESPRGPFLVFMGVALSITAFPVLARILTELKLLTTDLGRMAMSAAAVDDVTAWILLALAIALSGSGSPIISLWVLLTAVGFIVAVFVLLRPLLAWMARRCPEGEPIKEVYIVATLAIVLAAGFVTDVIGIHALFGAFIVGIVVPKDGPFANALIEKVEELISGLFLPLYFVSSGLKTNVATIKGAKSWGLLVLVILNACVGKIGGAVATCLLVKIPAREAITIGFLMNTKGLVELVVLNIGRDRKVLNDEAFAIMVLMALFTTFITTPIVMAVYKPARPSSSVPYKRRTVDGEDDEHSGGDLRMLACFHGSRNIPTLLNLVELSRGTRGRHHLVMYAMHLVELTERSSAISMVHRARRNGMPFFSVTSSERTTMEVAFEAFQQLSPVRVRPMTAISVLDTIHRDVIDSAAAKRAAIIIVPYHKALQHDGTFRSLGSAYHAMNRRVLREAPCSVAILVDRGLGGHSHVSAKNVAFSVAVLFFGGADDREALAYAMRMAEHPGVAVTMARLQPNRPLLDEADSAAADEAAVEAFKARAAAVDDGSMKFEEREGGTKEDVVEAIGSLSKCNVFVVGRMPPTAPLVENPEELGPVGSYLVSPEFKTAASVLVIKRYDPATNPKSMRFDPKVRPQVATDEDMIDEEMGSGSGSAMVVPASPSPSELA